Proteins encoded in a region of the Nicotiana tomentosiformis chromosome 9, ASM39032v3, whole genome shotgun sequence genome:
- the LOC104097963 gene encoding uncharacterized protein: MADRSNSTAITAATTAVKSIWVKQAEEAKLKSEAEKDAAAKAAFEATFKNVEASAAAAAAAAASDSDEDDEEYEQKRLAEKPIGPVDPTKCTAAGTGIAGGTACAPSTFTVVTKDFDGRKIPHGGAQVKVRVSPGVGVGGSDLEGIVKDMSDGTYTVSYIVQKRGNYMVNVECNGKPIMGSPFPVFFSTGSATGGVLGVAPSANFPNMVNQNMPNMPNYSGSVSGAVPGLLGMIPGIVPGASGGVVLPGIGASLGEVCREYLYGRCAKTDCKFNHPPHNLLMTALAATTSMGTLSQVPMAPSAAAMAAAQAIVAAQALQAHAQAQSAKDSSGTGDQDGKADSLKRTLQVSNLSPLLTVDQLKQLFGFCGTIVDCSITESKHFAYIEYSKPEEATAALALNNIEVGGRPLNVEMAKQLPPKPAVLNSSMGSSSLPLMMQQAVAMQQMQFQQALLMQQAMTAQQAANRAATMKSATDLAAARAAEITKKLKADGLLSDDKETDDKAKSPSADRARSRSRSPSKSRSRSRSKSRSPISYRRRLRSRSFSPLPRRSRDYRSRSPVRSRRYSGYEDERRSYRDVRYASDRGRRRDSVRFYDRRSPVSRRNRSRSTSPRTRKSYRADLGSPKRRRESPVHKTSRASRRESLSPEHGRRSRSSPKDGERKSKYSRRSRSKSAEGRDQSDDKLEGSRGEKAKHKDQGRSPSPQVVEDAQKKMSPEVPEESKSKHGRTSRSRSPEEKQHSSRSREEKRKHHARRRSKSRSKSPEEKDQGRSASPQVVEDAQKKMSPEVLEESKSKHGRTSRSRSPEEKHRSGRSREDKRKYHVRRRSKSRSKSPEEKYHSSNKLDKSKGDKPKHRSRRHSKSRSRSPEEKHRSSDKLEKSRKEKSKSRSKKRSRSRSVDDKQHSSKQSTRRSDDRRSRHRGRSRSKSAESRHGSGEDETIKDEVRGHRGHQKSSRRHDSNNGISEASLIEEDPAKGM; the protein is encoded by the exons ATGGCTGACCGAAGCAATTCAACGGCGATTACGGCGGCGACGACGGCGGTGAAGTCAATATGGGTGAAGCAAGCCGAGGAAGCGAAGCTGAAGAGCGAAGCGGAGAAAGACGCAGCCGCGAAAGCTGCATTCGAAGCCACATTCAAAAACGTCGAAGCTTCAGCCGCGGCGGCGGCCGCCGCCGCCGCATCCGACAGCGACGAAGATGATGAGGAGTACGAGCAGAAGAGGCTCGCCGAGAAGCCGATCGGTCCGGTTGACCCTACCAAATGCACGGCCGCCGGCACCGGGATCGCCGGCGGAACGGCTTGTGCTCCGTCGACGTTCACTGTTGTCACGAAGGATTTCGACGGTCGTAAGATTCCGCATGGTGGGGCCCAGGTTAAGGTTAGAGTTTCACCTGGTGTTGGAGTTGGAGGATCGGATTTGGAAGGGATAGTAAAGGATATGAGTGATGGGACGTACACAGTGAGTTATATTGTTCAGAAGAGAGGGAATTACATGGTGAATGTGGAATGTAATGGGAAGCCCATCATGGGTAGTCCTTTCCCTGTTTTCTTCAGCACAG GTAGTGCTACTGGTGGAGTATTGGGTGTAGCACCATCAGCCAATTTTCCAAATATGGTCAACCAGAATATGCCTAATATGCCAAACTATTCTGGTTCTGTATCTGGGGCAGTCCCAGGATTGCTCGGGATGATACCAGGTATTGTTCCTGGAGCTTCGGGAGGAGTAGTTTTACCTGGAATTGGGGCATCTCTTGGGGAAGTTTGTCGAGAATACCTTTACGGACGGTGTGCAAAAACTGATTGCAAATTCAATCACCCCCCTCACAATCTTCTAATGACTGCTCTAGCTGCGACTACCAGTATGGGAACTCTTAGTCAAGTGCCCATGGCACCTTCTGCGGCTGCAATGGCTGCTGCTCAGGCAATTGTTGCTGCTCAAGCTCTTCAAGCGCATGCACAAGCTCAGTCTGCAAAAGATTCCTCTG GAACAGGTGACCAAGATGGAAAGGCTGATTCCCTTAAAAGAACTCTGCAAGTCAGCAATCTCAGCCCACTTCTGACAGTGGATCAGTTGAAACAACTGTTTGGTTTCTGTGGTACAATCGTTGATTGTAGCATTACTGAATCCAAACATTTTGCTTACATTGAATACTCAAAACCTGAAGAAGCAACTGCTGCTTTGGCGTTGAACAACATAGAAGTTGGTGGTCGGCCCTTAAATGTTGAAATGGCAAAGCAACTTCCTCCAAAGCCAGCTGTTTTAAATTCATCAATGGGTTCATCCTCTTTGCCCTTGATGATGCAGCAAGCAGTAGCAATGCAGCAGATGCAGTTCCAACAGGCCCTACTAATGCAGCAAGCTATGACTGCGCAACAAGCAGCTAATCGAGCTGCAACCATGAAGAGTGCCACTGATTTGGCTGCCGCAAGAGCTGCAGAAATAACCAAGAAGTTGAAAGCTGATGGTCTGCTTTCTGATGATAAGGAAACTGATGACAAGGCCAA GTCACCATCTGCTGATCGTGCTAGGTCAAGATCCAGGTCACCATCCAAATCGCGATCCAGATCAAGATCTAAGTCCAGATCTCCAATAAGTTATAGGCGAAGACTGAGATCCCGCTCTTTCTCTCCTCTGCCGCGGAGATCAAGAGATTATAGATCAAGGTCACCGGTAAGATCCCGTCGTTATTCAGGCTATGAAGATGAAAGGCGGTCATATAGGGATGTTAGATATGCTAGTGACAGAGGAAGAAGGCGGGATTCTGTTAGATTCTATGATCGCCGTTCTCCTGTTTCAAGGAGAAACCGAAGTAGGAGCACAAGTCCTCGAACTAGAAAATCTTACCGTGCTGATTTAGGCTCACCAAAACGCCGCCGAGAAAGTCCAGTACACAAGACAAGTAGAGCTTCTCGCCGTGAGTCACTATCTCCTGAACATGGACGAAGAAGTAGGTCATCCCCAAAAGATGGTGAAAGAAAGTCAAAATATAGCAGGCGATCGAGATCAAAGTCTGCTGAAGGTAGGGATCAGTCTGATGATAAGCTAGAAGGAAGCAGGGGTGAAAAAGCCAAGCACAAGGACCAGGGAAGGTCACCATCACCACAGGTTGTTGAGGATGCACAGAAGAAAATGTCACCAGAAGTCCCAGAAGAAAGCAAGTCAAAGCATGGAAGAACCTCCAGGTCCAGGTCTCCAGAAGAGAAGCAGCATTCTAGCAGAAGCAGAGAAGAGAAAAGAAAGCATCATGCTAGAAGGCGCTCCAAGTCACGGTCCAAATCTCCTGAAGAGAAAGATCAGGGAAGATCAGCATCACCACAGGTTGTTGAGGATGCACAGAAGAAAATGTCACCAGAAGTGCTGGAAGAAAGCAAGTCAAAGCATGGAAGAACCTCCAGGTCCAGGTCTCCAGAAGAGAAGCATCGTTCTGGCAGAAGCAGAGAAGATAAAAGAAAGTATCACGTTAGAAGGCGCTCCAAGTCAAGGTCCAAATCTCCTGAAGAGAAATATCACTCAAGTAATAAATTAGATAAAAGTAAAGGAGATAAGCCAAAGCATCGAAGTAGAAGGCATTCAAAGTCAAGGTCCAGATCTCCTGAAGAAAAACATCGTTCAAGTGATAAATTGGAAAAGAGCAGAAAAGAGAAGTCAAAGAGTCGTAGTAAAAAACGGTCCAGGTCAAGATCTGTTGATGATAAGCAGCACAGCAGTAAACAGTCTACAAGGCGTTCCGATGACCGACGATCAAGACACAGGGGACGCTCTAGATCAAAATCTGCTGAAAGTAGGCATGGATCAGGTGAAGATGAAACCATAAAGGATGAAGTGAGAGGTCATAGGGGTCACCAGAAAAGTTCCAGGCGGCATGACAGTAATAATGGAATAAGTGAAGCTAGCTTGATTGAAGAAGATCCTGCTAAGGGAATGTGA